One Solanum pennellii chromosome 9, SPENNV200 DNA segment encodes these proteins:
- the LOC107030861 gene encoding transmembrane protein 56-B isoform X1, protein MLVSIAGHATPIKELLWLLSLIAGIIICKLVYQLTGAISPFFFTGYVKLDCQKKLEWNNRGFSTFHALLVTAASLYLLLESDLFCDGAQDELMINRTSAFSDTILGISTGYFLADLAMIFYYFPALGGTKYVLHHGLSMFAIVQSLLSGQAQIYIFMVLFTESTTPFVNLRWYLDVAGQKNSQLYVFNGVALFLGWLVARILLFLFFFHHMFNHFHQIKNVYPLGFYSLLTVPPILALLNMVWFWKITKGLIKTLRKARHSQ, encoded by the exons ATGTTGGTTAGCATAGCGGGTCATGCTACCCCCATTAAAGAATTATTGTGGCTGCTTTCTCTCATTGCTGGTATCATCATCTGTAAACTT GTTTATCAATTAACAGGTGCTATAAGCCCTTTCTTCTTCACGGGATATGTTAAACTTGATTGCCAGAAGAAACTTGAATGGAACAACCG AGGGTTTTCTACTTTCCACGCGCTCCTTGTAACAGCTGCTTCTTTATATCTCTTGCTTGAATCAGACCTTTTCTGTGATGGTGCTCAGGATGAGTTAATGATAAATAGAACATCAGCTTTTTCAGACACCATACTCGGG ATCTCCACTGGCTACTTTCTGGCAGACCTGGCAATGATTTTCTATTACTTCCCAGCCTTGGGCGGAACGAAGTAT GTCTTACATCATGGACTTTCAATGTTTGCAATTGTTCAATCCCTTTTAAGTGGTCAAgcacagatatatatatttatggtaCTTTTTACTGAGAGTACTACTCCCTTTGTTAATTTAAGATG GTACCTAGATGTTGCTGGTCAAAAGAACTCTCAGCTTTATGTATTTAATGGAGTAGCTTTATTTCTTGGGTGGCTG GTTGCAAGGAttcttttgtttctcttttttttccatCATATGTTTAACCATTTTCATCAG ATCAAGAACGTTTATCCACTGGGATTCTACAGCTTGTTGACTGTACCTCCTATTTTGGCACTGCTAAATATGGTCTGGTTTTGGAAAATCACAAAGGGTTTAATTAAGACTTTGAGAAAGGCTAGACACAGCCAGTAG
- the LOC107030861 gene encoding transmembrane protein 56-B isoform X2 translates to MLPPLKNYCGCFLSLLVYQLTGAISPFFFTGYVKLDCQKKLEWNNRGFSTFHALLVTAASLYLLLESDLFCDGAQDELMINRTSAFSDTILGISTGYFLADLAMIFYYFPALGGTKYVLHHGLSMFAIVQSLLSGQAQIYIFMVLFTESTTPFVNLRWYLDVAGQKNSQLYVFNGVALFLGWLVARILLFLFFFHHMFNHFHQIKNVYPLGFYSLLTVPPILALLNMVWFWKITKGLIKTLRKARHSQ, encoded by the exons ATGCTACCCCCATTAAAGAATTATTGTGGCTGCTTTCTCTCATTGCTG GTTTATCAATTAACAGGTGCTATAAGCCCTTTCTTCTTCACGGGATATGTTAAACTTGATTGCCAGAAGAAACTTGAATGGAACAACCG AGGGTTTTCTACTTTCCACGCGCTCCTTGTAACAGCTGCTTCTTTATATCTCTTGCTTGAATCAGACCTTTTCTGTGATGGTGCTCAGGATGAGTTAATGATAAATAGAACATCAGCTTTTTCAGACACCATACTCGGG ATCTCCACTGGCTACTTTCTGGCAGACCTGGCAATGATTTTCTATTACTTCCCAGCCTTGGGCGGAACGAAGTAT GTCTTACATCATGGACTTTCAATGTTTGCAATTGTTCAATCCCTTTTAAGTGGTCAAgcacagatatatatatttatggtaCTTTTTACTGAGAGTACTACTCCCTTTGTTAATTTAAGATG GTACCTAGATGTTGCTGGTCAAAAGAACTCTCAGCTTTATGTATTTAATGGAGTAGCTTTATTTCTTGGGTGGCTG GTTGCAAGGAttcttttgtttctcttttttttccatCATATGTTTAACCATTTTCATCAG ATCAAGAACGTTTATCCACTGGGATTCTACAGCTTGTTGACTGTACCTCCTATTTTGGCACTGCTAAATATGGTCTGGTTTTGGAAAATCACAAAGGGTTTAATTAAGACTTTGAGAAAGGCTAGACACAGCCAGTAG